The following proteins come from a genomic window of Acidimicrobiales bacterium:
- a CDS encoding RluA family pseudouridine synthase, which produces MREVVPAALHGERVDKAVALLTGLARSEVAALVAAGAVRLGGRPVTTRSTRLAQGDALEVDVPAPGEVQPLAPEAAVDVDVVYEDPEVLVVDKGAGVVVHPGAGQATGTLVAGLLARYPELGSVGAPDRPGIVHRLDKGTSGLLVVARTNQAYRSLTAQLKERSVGRRYTAMVWGRVEAPAGLVDAPVGRASRDPTRMSVSARGRDARTGYEVVERFSEPAGATLVWCRLETGRTHQIRVHLAAIGHPVLGDRRYGGARSAGLAARPFLHAASLAFEHPVTGERLAFESALPADLRAVLDRFT; this is translated from the coding sequence ATGAGGGAGGTCGTGCCCGCCGCCCTCCACGGTGAGCGGGTGGACAAGGCCGTCGCCCTCCTCACCGGGCTGGCCCGGTCGGAGGTCGCCGCCCTGGTGGCCGCAGGCGCGGTGCGGCTCGGGGGTCGGCCCGTCACGACCCGGAGCACCCGGCTGGCCCAGGGTGACGCCCTCGAGGTCGACGTCCCGGCGCCGGGCGAGGTCCAGCCGCTGGCGCCGGAGGCGGCGGTCGACGTCGACGTGGTGTACGAGGACCCCGAGGTGCTGGTGGTCGACAAGGGGGCCGGGGTGGTGGTGCACCCGGGCGCCGGGCAGGCGACGGGCACGCTCGTCGCCGGCCTCCTCGCCCGCTACCCCGAGCTCGGGTCGGTGGGCGCGCCCGACCGTCCCGGCATCGTGCACCGGCTGGACAAGGGCACCTCTGGCCTGCTCGTCGTGGCGAGGACGAACCAGGCCTACCGCTCGCTCACGGCCCAGCTGAAGGAGCGGTCCGTCGGTCGCCGGTACACGGCGATGGTGTGGGGCCGGGTCGAGGCGCCCGCTGGCCTCGTCGACGCGCCGGTGGGCCGGGCCTCCCGGGACCCGACGCGCATGTCCGTGTCGGCACGGGGCCGGGATGCCCGGACGGGCTACGAGGTGGTGGAGCGGTTCTCCGAGCCGGCGGGGGCGACGCTCGTGTGGTGCCGGCTGGAGACGGGTCGTACCCACCAGATCCGCGTGCATCTGGCCGCCATCGGGCATCCCGTGCTGGGGGACCGGCGCTACGGCGGCGCCCGGTCGGCGGGCCTGGCCGCCCGGCCGTTCCTTCACGCCGCGTCCCTTGCCTTCGAGCATCCCGTCACCGGTGAGCGACTGGCGTTCGAGTCGGCCCTTCCGGCCGATCTCCGCGCCGTCCTCGACCGCTTCACCTGA
- the lspA gene encoding signal peptidase II has protein sequence MQERRPVPALSPSRRLSLGAATAVAVVVLDQLTKSWALRALDDGPRHLVWTLRLKLTFNSGAAFGLGQGLAPLLIVVGVGLVVVLLGVGRSAGTTLPAIVSVGLVLGGAVGNLADRLVRDHGGAVVDFVDLQWWPVFNVADAAITCGAVLLVLTASLSDRSGADEAAAGHDRAGA, from the coding sequence ATGCAAGAGCGGAGGCCTGTCCCGGCGTTGAGCCCGTCCCGCAGGCTCTCGCTCGGAGCAGCGACGGCCGTTGCGGTGGTTGTGCTGGACCAGCTCACCAAGAGCTGGGCGCTGCGCGCTCTCGACGATGGACCGCGTCACCTCGTCTGGACGCTGCGCCTCAAGCTGACGTTCAACTCGGGCGCCGCGTTCGGGCTCGGCCAGGGACTGGCGCCGTTGCTGATCGTCGTCGGGGTCGGGCTCGTGGTCGTCCTGCTCGGCGTGGGCCGCTCGGCGGGCACCACGCTCCCTGCCATCGTGTCCGTCGGTCTCGTGCTCGGCGGGGCGGTGGGCAACCTCGCCGATCGGCTGGTCCGGGACCATGGCGGCGCGGTCGTGGACTTCGTCGATCTCCAATGGTGGCCGGTGTTCAACGTGGCCGACGCCGCCATCACGTGCGGCGCCGTCCTCCTCGTGCTGACCGCGTCCCTGTCGGACCGGAGCGGCGCGGACGAGGCGGCGGCCGGCCATGACCGGGCCGGCGCATGA
- a CDS encoding TraR/DksA C4-type zinc finger protein has translation MPRATKAVDAAKELAKKVVPAAEKTKVKDDDATSEKAPRKAAAKAGHVKAPAAKAAPEKAAPAKAAPDKTSSAKAASEKAAPAKAAPEKAPAKAAPAKGGSKPPADKFLQEQLVLLQEERATYEEQAAVLKAQADQMALEMEPGDIQFDDESGEGGTANIDRERDLALSAQARLAVDEIDHAMAKIVNGTYGTCEGCGQPILKARLKALPQARLCVACKSGGLSRR, from the coding sequence TTGCCCAGAGCCACCAAAGCAGTCGACGCGGCCAAGGAGCTGGCCAAGAAGGTTGTACCTGCAGCGGAGAAGACCAAGGTGAAGGACGACGATGCGACCTCCGAGAAGGCCCCCCGCAAGGCGGCGGCGAAGGCCGGCCACGTGAAGGCGCCGGCGGCCAAGGCCGCACCAGAGAAGGCGGCGCCGGCCAAGGCCGCTCCGGACAAGACGTCGTCGGCCAAGGCCGCATCCGAGAAGGCAGCCCCGGCCAAGGCCGCTCCCGAGAAGGCGCCGGCCAAGGCGGCTCCGGCCAAGGGAGGGTCCAAGCCCCCGGCCGACAAGTTCCTCCAGGAGCAGCTGGTCCTCCTCCAAGAGGAGCGTGCCACCTACGAGGAGCAGGCCGCCGTCCTCAAGGCCCAGGCCGACCAGATGGCGCTGGAGATGGAGCCCGGCGACATCCAGTTCGACGACGAGTCCGGTGAGGGCGGCACTGCCAACATCGACCGCGAGCGCGATCTGGCGCTGTCCGCCCAGGCCCGGCTGGCCGTCGACGAGATCGACCACGCCATGGCGAAGATCGTCAATGGCACCTACGGCACCTGTGAGGGCTGCGGGCAGCCGATCCTCAAGGCACGGCTGAAGGCGCTGCCGCAGGCCCGGTTGTGCGTGGCATGCAAGAGCGGAGGCCTGTCCCGGCGTTGA